A single window of Aspergillus flavus chromosome 4, complete sequence DNA harbors:
- a CDS encoding kinase-like domain-containing protein — translation MADWKKALGFTDRLTAIQSLTTAYQRASSSAAFAEAQSQAKRFETEAYDQATSKEEYDQFCQKAIDAAEATGSAAPVISCPDLVQNKEGVEDWPAGQDIGPYKACLHHFDGLHSTIYKSRRTDGTLVAVKVTVPHLLVPPHDAKCEVQLLRETAGTHVIPLLETLKLDGGRLILVFPFMKHDFEHLLRRGMLTATQTRSHMRDLFRALAHVHELGVIHRDIKPSNILLDSPDGPAYLADFGIAWKEGHNETEPADKKITDVGTTCYRPPEILFGYKGYDSALDLWAAGCVVAEAVAVGHKQLFDSGPLGSDLSLIQSIFQTLGTPDEEIWPEQETEKLPDWGKVEFYRYPAKSWDDILRGASSKGRDLVSQLVRYESSQRISATEALRHPYFSAC, via the exons ATGGCCGATTGGAAGAAAGCTCTTGGCTTCACAGACAGGCTAACAGCCATCCAATCTTT GACAACAGCTTACCAACGTGCGTCGTCTTCTGCTGCATTTGCAGAGGCGCAGTCTCAGGCAAAGAGATTTGAGACCGAAGCCTATGATCAGGCCACATCGAAG GAAGAATATGATCAATTTTGCCAGAAGGCCATTGACGCAGCCGAAGCCACTGGTTCGGCTGCTCCTGTAATTAGTTGCCCCGATCTGGTACAGAATAAGGAAGGGGTAGAGGACTGGCCTGCAGGCCAGGATATTGGACCATACAAGGCATGCCTTCATCATTTCGACGGGCTTCATTCCACCATCTACAAATCCAGACGTACAGATGGGACCCTAGTTGCTGTGAAAGTTACTGTTCCCCATCTTTTAGTACCGCCACATGACGCGAAGTGCGAAGTTCAGCTCTTACGAGAAACCGCTGGAACTCATGTGATACCTTTACTCGAAACGCTAAAACTTGACGGAGGACGACTGATTCTGGTGTTCCCCTTCATGAAACATGACTTTGAACATCTATTGCGTCGAGGCATGTTGACTGCTACGCAGACCAGGTCACATATGCGTGATTTGTTTCGGGCCTTGGCGCATGTCCATGAGTTGGGAGTTATACATCGGGACATAAAACCTTCGAATATTCTCTTGGACTCACCCGATGGACCAGCCTACTTGGCAGACTTTGGGATTGCTTGGAAGGAGGGCCATAACGAAACTGAACCAGCGGATAAAAAGATTACAGACGTGGGAACCACATGTTATCGACCTCCCGAGATATTGTTTGGTTATAAAGGATATGACTCAGCTCTCGACCTTTGGGCGGCTGGGTGCGTGGTCGCGGAGGCTGTAGCTGTAGGGCACAAGCAACTTTTCGACTCTGGGCCTCTAGGCAGCGATCTCTCGCTTATCCAATCTATATTCCAGACCTTGGGTACTCCTGACGAAGAGATATGGCCG GAACAGGAGACCGAGAAACTTCCAGACTGGGGCAAGGTGGAATTCTATAGATATCCTGCCAAGTCGTGGGATGACATCCTCCGAGGGGCCTCCTCGAAAGGTCGGGACTTAGTAAGCCAACTGGTGCGTTATGAGAGTAGCCAGCGCATTTCTGCTACAGAG GCTCTCAGGCATCCCTATTTTTCCGCGTGTTAA
- a CDS encoding enzyme inhibitor SYP1-like protein, with protein sequence MMDLSRQEYPALLASLQPGQATSVLNDRIRLINKINADIADWLQERRRVEEAYAQGLRKLATRQQLDNGAALGVFQIPWQRIVNATEMVASSHETFAQKIEEDVERPLRDYHTKNRELASLPGVQSDLATLAKNLEASLKKVEKAREKGPKGADKLAGAVAASEGVRQEWESRAPFAFEQLQAADESRLNHLRDALTQLETHESDQVERCRQAAETCLNVLLNVETADEIKTFAEKVNGGRPVVLRQQVSPTPAAAPSGPPPRLHDDTASQRSETSGPVRTPPAPEPQPRHTTPLGGLKRLGTVMNRRKSIIQPSGGAAFFSDKKHRSPFASFKRGDSREMQIPESLPDEERPGTALTTQENHNEVTRITSETNDHEGHGPMTSIPSTQPAPTTANGTTSPEPPAETSFAASDSNQQPRVDSEGFSEPPQTIDEITRAQREAAGMEEAGINLTIRDQPIFEDEDQAKQAMDDMANQLRMRAQQTGVRRNVGTLRGRRDVRNTVFIPNPTQGSDVPTQPSGSDVPMPVSPGLPSKHAASPSIATEDHALSDTTSVRSGHTLHGSSGAVAHPDLHEPGLNASIIETVNAWFSDGVVTKSSVIGELALAYNGTPNANTTVRLENFQVLEKVAANPHFVSEEKDKDLSDEKRGQYSIHIPTIARPSPIVAFKYQLHVDASDSSAYCPVIFKPVWNIEEHQASVIVFYSLNPSFTSSVPRESVTLKNLILTVNLDTSPEEGREVAHATSAVMYPNTGASFRRKHSAVTWKLPEFEVTAGSDGKLLVRFSTATSWPRKGKVEAKFEVHTLDAGSRLGISAASPTEEITPKGSDPFADEDSGAPDDAQPSLTWKEVPTTRKLVGGKYVSS encoded by the exons ATGATGGATCTCTCACGGCAGGAGTATCCAGCTTTGCTG GCCTCTTTGCAGCCAGGCCAAGCTACCAGTGTTCTCAACGACCGCATTCGCCTCATCAACAAGATCAATGCCGACATCGCGGATTGGTTACAG GAGCGACGCCGCGTCGAAGAAGCATACGCCCAAGGGTTACGGAAACTTGCGACGCGGCAGCAACTGGACAATGGAGCGGCACTAGG AGTCTTCCAGATACCATGGCAACGCATCGTCAATGCCACAGAAATGGTGGCCTCGTCGCACGAAACCTTCGCACAGAAAATCGAGGAAGATGTGGAACGCCCTCTCAGGGATTACCACACCAAGAACCGCGAATTGGCATCTTTGCCTGGAGTTCAGAGCGACCTTGCAACTCTTGCGAAGAATTTGGAAGCGTCGCTCAAAAAGGTGGAGAAAGCCAGAGAGAAAGGCCCGAAGGGTGCGGATAAGCTGGCTGGTGCGGTTGCTGCTTCTGAAGGAGTTAGGCAGGAATGGGAGTCAAGGGCACCTTTCGCTTTTGAGCAGCTCCAAGCAGCAGACGAGAGTCGGCTCAACCATCTGCGGGATGCTCTCACCCAGCTGGAAACTCATGAGTCGGATCAGGTTGAGCGTTGCCGTCAAGCGGCAGAAACATGTTTAAATGTGCTTCTCAACGTGGAGACCGCAGACGAAATCAAAACATTTGCCGAAAAGGTCAATGGGGGAAGGCCGGTTGTATTGAGGCAACAGGTCTCTCCTACCCCTGCAGCAGCACCTTCTGGACCACCGCCACGCCTTCATGATGACACTGCCAGTCAACGCTCAGAGACCTCTGGTCCCGTCAGGACGCCCCCAG cACCTGAGCCCCAACCCCGCCATACCACACCCCTTGGCGGACTCAAGCGATTAGGTACCGTCATgaatagaaggaagagcATTATACAGCCCTCCGGAGGGGCTGCGTTCTTTTCGGATAAGAAACACCGCAGCCCTTTCGCGTCTTTCAAGCGGGGTGACTCTCGTGAAATGCAAATCCCCGAGTCACTACCGGATGAGGAACGCCCGGGTACTGCGTTGACTACTCAGGAAAACCACAATGAAGTTACACGTATCACCAGCGAAACCAATGACCACGAAGGCCACGGTCCGATGACCTCTATCCCGTCTACTCAGCCAGCACCAACAACTGCGAACGGGACAACATCCCCAGAGCCCCCTGCCGAGACAAGTTTCGCTGCCAGTGACTCAAATCAG CAGCCACGGGTCGACTCCGAAGGATTCTCGGAACCACCTCAGACTATTGATGAGATCACTCGCGCTCAGAGAGAAGCAGCTGG tatgGAGGAGGCTGGCATCAATCTAACAATTCGGGATCAGCCTATattcgaagatgaagatcagGCTAAGCAAGCAATGGACGATATGGCTAATCAGCTGAGAATG CGAGCCCAGCAAACTGGTGTGAGGCGCAATGTAGGGACTTTGCGCGGCCGGCGTGACGTCCGTAACACAGTTTTCATTCCTAATCCAACGCAAGGTAGTGATGTCCCTACTCAACCATCTGGGTCTGACGTCCCTATGCCGGTCTCGCCGGGTCTCCCATCAAAGCATGCGGCTTCTCCCAGCATTGCAACAGAAGATCATGCTCTGTCAGATACAACCTCGGTACGCTCGGGGCACACCTTGCACGGTAGCTCAGGTGCAGTTGCACACCCTGATCTCCACGAACCAGGTCTGAACGCGTCTATCATTGAAACGGTTAATGCATGGTTCTCCGACGGTGTTGTAACCAAGTCATCCGTTATCGGAGAGCTTGCATTGGCATACAACGGAACCCCCAACGCGAACACCACAGTTCGTTTAGAAAATTTCCAGGTACTGGAGAAGGTAGCTGCAAACCCTCATTTTGTGagtgaagagaaagataaggATCTATCGGATGAGAAAAGAGGACAATACAGCATACATATTCCCACAATTGCTCGCCCCTCACCGATAGTGGCTTTCAAGTACCAACTTCATGTTGACGCATCCGACTCTTCTGCCTACTGTCCGGTTATTTTCAAACCTGTATGGAACATTGAGGAACATCAGGCTAGTGTCATCGTTTTCTATTCGTTGAATCCGTCATTCACATCTTCCGTACCAAGAGAATCAGTCACCCTTAAGAATCTGATTCTGACGGTGAACCTGGATACATCTCCTGAGGAGGGCCGAGAAGTGGCCCATGCTACGAGTGCCGTCATGTATCCTAATACGGGGGCGTCCTTCCGTCGCAAGCACTCGGCGGTGACCTGGAAGTTGCCTGAGTTCGAAGTTACAGCTGGATCTGACGGCAAGCTGCTGGTTCGATTCTCAACGGCAACTAGTTGGccaagaaaagggaaggtCGAGGCAAAATTCGAGGTCCATACTCTTGATGCTGGCTCGCGACTGGGAATCAGTGCCGCGTCGCCAACGGAGGAGATTACGCCAAAGGGATCTGATCCTTTTGCGGACGAAGACTCCGGCGCACCTGACGATGCTCAACCCTCCCTAACATGGAAAGAAGTCCCTACTACTCGCAAGCTGGTTGGAGGTAAATATGTCTCATCTTAG
- a CDS encoding spindle assembly checkpoint component Mad1, with translation MVTLVGRFVAAELPSSARDVTKTPFVPLKSQSLVSSNLRRRMMRLIRLTNSLTDTEKEELRVQVNTLRYELENIKQERDLMVLRHEKELRDVQLKADADFRKAQAAESASHRANHKSETLAKELKEAQETALNEKGGLERKIRSLQDQNQSLQDDVDDTKAQLLDQERQAKYHINELETIRSSLQRTLEELQNDLQSARTDVQSTQEKLREREADVANLETENIRLKAEGSDAETVTVLKRELSEQVSHIRNLETTNREQSAELRLLRKVQKNVEVVEEQKKSLENQLQLMKEVESELRTVQIQKQMLEDERSSWTSLLQDNDEQAEVDSPEAVVKALLQERIEKATLVDKLGNVEAQFLEKDELIRSLETERSHLRQEIEKLRSNSAANGGAMAESRIRARLDRQRALAVKEVEYLRAQLKTFDTEEVTMNAEQSQFDVHKSEQIANLEKIVDEYRVELEKAHEELSKREPTEQQDAEPRGVKRPLSPAESDAENERLSILSRKNRTLQESLSKSEQASTLLRRELEATKSQLKSLKAKSRTRVLELRDNPTAQAENLKLSTITTLKAENRDLLAQLQGDHNSVKVVPVSTLESLKLEIQEMERVVADKEKRMRRLKEIWTAKSSEFREAVASLLGYKLDFLPNGRVRVTSMFHLSPAYRHGDGDVPSDSRGPGSMGNGEENSIIFDGENGTMKISGGPNSLFAMEIRPLIKFWVEERKDIPCFLAAMTLDFYDKTTRAARM, from the exons ATGGTGACACTGGTGGGACGCTTTGTTGCGGCAGAGTTACCGAGCTCAGCTCGTGATGTGACGAAAAC TCCATTCGTCCCTCTCAAGTCTCAAAGCCTGGTGAGCTCTAACCTTCGGCGGCGGATGATGCGTCTCATACGACTAACTAACTCTCTTACAGacacagaaaaggaagaactgCGTGTCCAAGTCAACACTTTAAGGTATGAATTGGAGAATATCAAACAGGAGCGGGATTTGATGGTACTGCGCCATGAGAAAGAGCTTCGGGATGTTCAATTAAAGGCAGATGCGGACTTCAGGAAAGCCCAG GCTGCAGAATCTGCCAGTCACCGTGCCAATCACAAGAGCGAGACTCTCGCCAAAGAGttgaaagaagctcaagaaACCGCGCTGAATGAGAAAGGCGGCCTTGAGCGGAAGATCAGAAGCCTCCAAGACCAAAACCAAAGCTTACAGGATGATGTCGATGATACGAAAGCCCAATTACTGGATCAGGAGAGACAAGCCAAATACCATATCAACGAATTAGAGACTATTCGCTCATCCCTCCAGAGAACACTCGAAGAATTGCAAAATGATCTCCAGAGCGCTAGGACCGACGTACAGAGCACCCAAGAGAAACTGCGTGAACGAGAAGCAGATGTTGCCAACCTGGAAACCGAGAATATTCGACTGAAAGCCGAAGGAAGCGATGCAGAGACGGTAACTGTTCTCAAAAGAGAGCTTTCGGAGCAGGTCAGCCATATCAGGAACCTAGAGACTACGAATCGGGAACAAAGTGCGGAATTGCGGCTTCTTCGAAAAGTGCAGAAAAATGTCGAAGTGGtggaagagcagaagaaatCACTCGAGAATCAACTACAATTAATGAAGGAGGTGGAATCTGAGTTGAGAACAGTTCAGATCCAGAAGCAGATGCTCGAAGACGAGCGCAGTTCATGGACCAGTCTTCTACAGGATAACGATGAACAGGCCGAGGTCGACTCGCCAGAAGCAGTTGTGAAGGCTCTACTGCAGGAGCGGATTGAGAAAGCAACTCTCGTTGATAAACTTGGCAATGTCGAAGCGCAGTTTCTGGAGAAAGACGAGTTGATTAGAAGTTTGGAAACTGAGAGGAGCCACCTGCGACAGGAAATCGAAAAGCTCCGGAGTAACAGTGCTGCAAACGGAGGAGCCATGGCCGAGAGCAGAATTCGGGCAAGACTAGATCGCCAGCGAGCGCTCGCGGTGAAGGAGGTTGAATATCTCCGCGCACAATTGAAGACTTTTGACACGGAAGAAGTGACCATGAACGCGGAACAAAGCCAATTCGACGTGCATAAGTCAGAGCAGATCGCTAATTTGGAGAAGATCGTTGATGAATACAGAGTAGAACTGGAGAAAGCTCACGAGGAACTCTCGAAACGGGAGCCTACTGAACAGCAGGATGCAGAACCTCGGGGTGTTAAGCGGCCTCTGTCCCCCGCTGAGAGCGATGCTGAGAACGAGCGTCTTTCTATCTTATCTCGGAAAAACAGGACTTTGCAAGAATCACTCTCTAAGTCTGAGCAGGCGTCAACCCTCCTACGCCGAGAGCTTGAAGCTACCAAATCTCAGCTCAAATCTCTCAAAGCCAAATCGCGCACACGCGTTCTTGAGCTCCGTGACAATCCCACAGCGCAAGCCGAGAATCTCAAACTCTCCACCATCACAACCCTCAAAGCTGAGAACCGTGACTTGCTTGCCCAACTCCAGGGCGACCACAACAGTGTCAAAGTTGTCCCCGTTAGCACCCTGGAGAGCCTCAAGTTAGAAATTCAAGAGATGGAGCGAGTCGTCGCAGATAAGGAGAAGCGCATGCGACGACTAAAGGAAATCTGGACCGCCAAGTCATCCGAGTTCCGCGAGGCTGTTGCATCCCTACTCGGATACAAACTAGACTTCCTCCCCAACGGCCGTGTACGAGTAACATCTATGTTCCACCTCTCCCCCGCCTACAGACATGGAGACGGAGACGTCCCTTCTGACTCTCGCGGACCTGGCAGCATGGGCAATGGTGAAGAAAACTCAATCATTTTCGACGGAGAAAATGGCACGATGAAGATTTCCGGTGGGCCGAACAGTCTATTCGCTATGGAAATCCGACCCCTCATCAAATTCTGGGTTGAGGAACGGAAAGATATACCCTGTTTCTTGGCCGCGATGACGTTGGATTTCTATGATAAGACTACCCGAGCTGCACGCATGTAG